The genomic window GATCACATGGTAAATATTTGACCTCTTGAAAACTGAGTGCAACCCTGAACATCTCATATACCTCATCATGATCTTTGTGAAAACACTTTAAGCCATAATAATATTGTTACTATCAAAATGCCCCAGCACATTAACCACAATACCAGTTATAAATCTTCCAGCTGCAATAAACCAAGGCACAACCTGCCACCACATTGTGAAGTCTTTTACGGTATTTGTCATCCTTTCTTACCAGCACGATTGGAGATGAAGATGTTAGACTACTAAGTGGTAGCTTTGCCAACTTTCTAGTGTCATATTCTACTTGATACTGGCAGCAAGGATCAAACTGCCATGATACACCATACAATGCTGCACATAAAATGCTCACTCCACCAAATACATAACAGGAAGGCTCTTTGACAATTCTGGGAAGCACCCATGGACTAATGAAACAACTAAGTCCACTAATAACAGCTGTTTTGTGTAAACAGTTCCCAACTTGGATCCAGCGTGCTGTTTCTTCGCCAATCATTGTTGGTTCAATAACAATCATGCCACACTGTGACTCCAAGGCTCTCTCCAAATCTGCCTCAAACTGTTCACGTGCATCCTCAGAATCATAGATTTCATGAATGATGACACACCCTCCTTCCACCATATCATCACTACATGTGAGAAgagaagaacaattttttaccTCTGGTGTCTcatttaatattaaaaaaatatctgtcAATTATTTCAGAAATGAAGTTTTGAGGAGGCATTTTCTTAACTAACTTGCTTTCCTGTAACATTCAAGATTAACAAGTTGGGAAATCTAAAATGCTCTTAAATTATGCATGCCACTCAAACAGATTTGTTGTTTATCTAGgctattttctgtttgttatattgtttacatttttatcaaTATCTCCTTTGGGcaaaaagtttctttgtttacaCGTGCCTTCTCTCATAATGACCACAAGCATTGTACGTGGTGGAAAACACCGTTTGAAGCTATCATTAAAAGATAATCCAAAACATACAGTGACATCTGTTGGGTAAGAAGTTTATcacatatttttaaaactttgaatgtTTAGATATTAGATACTACTGTCAAATATCTGCTATTTTGATAATACTAGATATCGTTCTACTTACTTGATATTAAATTCTGTCAAACGAACTTAATATTTAATTCTGTTGATTACAGGTCAAAGTACACACG from Pocillopora verrucosa isolate sample1 chromosome 8, ASM3666991v2, whole genome shotgun sequence includes these protein-coding regions:
- the LOC131778308 gene encoding transmembrane protein 11, mitochondrial-like isoform X1, with the protein product MADEMSDDMVEGGCVIIHEIYDSEDAREQFEADLERALESQCGMIVIEPTMIGEETARWIQVGNCLHKTAVISGLSCFISPWVLPRIVKEPSCYVFGGVSILCAALYGVSWQFDPCCQYQVEYDTRKLAKLPLSSLTSSSPIVLVRKDDKYRKRLHNVVAGCALVYCSWKIYNWYCG
- the LOC131778308 gene encoding transmembrane protein 11, mitochondrial-like isoform X2 — translated: MVEGGCVIIHEIYDSEDAREQFEADLERALESQCGMIVIEPTMIGEETARWIQVGNCLHKTAVISGLSCFISPWVLPRIVKEPSCYVFGGVSILCAALYGVSWQFDPCCQYQVEYDTRKLAKLPLSSLTSSSPIVLVRKDDKYRKRLHNVVAGCALVYCSWKIYNWYCG